One genomic segment of Profundibacter amoris includes these proteins:
- a CDS encoding BMP family protein: MGILKTWSRRTVLASFIAAGTMMSAGAALAEKIKVAGIFTLPVEQQWISRIHKALVAAEERGDIEYVYSENVANTDYERVMREYAEGGQQLIVGEIFGLERAARKVAADYPETAFLMGSSFEPAGDNLSVFDNWIHEPAYLSGMAAGAASKSNVIGMVGGYAIPEVNRLMNAFMDGARETNPDVKFLVNFIGSWYDPPKAKESAFAMMDAGADVMYAERFGVSDAAVERGVKAIGNVIDTSGDYPNTILSSALWHMEPTIDKAIAAVADGSYKAEDYGQYSYMKYGGGSVVVDENLVPTDVVEAIKAKEAAILDGSFVVKVNNDEPVSDK, translated from the coding sequence ATGGGAATTTTGAAAACATGGAGCAGGCGCACGGTTCTGGCGTCATTTATTGCCGCAGGGACAATGATGTCTGCCGGCGCAGCCCTGGCCGAAAAGATCAAGGTCGCAGGGATATTCACCCTGCCGGTTGAACAGCAATGGATCAGCCGGATTCACAAAGCACTGGTTGCCGCCGAGGAACGGGGCGATATCGAATATGTCTATTCCGAAAACGTTGCCAACACCGATTATGAACGTGTGATGCGCGAATATGCCGAAGGCGGCCAGCAGCTGATCGTTGGCGAAATCTTCGGTCTGGAACGCGCGGCTCGCAAGGTGGCCGCCGATTACCCCGAAACCGCTTTCCTTATGGGCTCGTCGTTCGAGCCGGCGGGCGACAACCTGTCGGTGTTCGACAACTGGATCCATGAACCTGCCTATCTGTCGGGCATGGCGGCGGGGGCTGCCAGCAAATCCAATGTGATCGGTATGGTCGGGGGCTATGCCATCCCCGAGGTGAACCGCCTGATGAACGCCTTTATGGACGGTGCGCGGGAAACCAATCCGGATGTCAAATTCCTCGTGAACTTTATCGGCAGCTGGTACGATCCGCCCAAAGCCAAGGAAAGCGCATTCGCGATGATGGATGCCGGTGCCGACGTGATGTATGCCGAACGCTTCGGCGTTTCCGATGCCGCGGTTGAACGGGGCGTGAAGGCGATTGGCAACGTGATTGACACATCCGGTGATTATCCGAATACAATCCTGTCGTCGGCCCTTTGGCATATGGAGCCAACCATAGACAAGGCAATCGCTGCGGTTGCAGACGGGTCCTACAAGGCCGAGGATTACGGCCAATACAGCTATATGAAATATGGCGGTGGGTCCGTTGTGGTGGATGAAAACCTTGTACCGACGGACGTGGTAGAAGCCATCAAGGCCAAAGAAGCCGCAATTCTGGATGGATCCTTCGTTGTGAAAGTGAACAACGACGAACCCGTTTCCGACAAATAA
- a CDS encoding L,D-transpeptidase, producing the protein MSNDKPENKSRRKVLLGAAALSIFPAPALLAQASGGTRRNISSFRVPRWQDHFDNLKNGAILSDTVSRMVQFWSEDESVYKLYPSSVPMTDDLTRRGYTRIIRKVVGPSWRPTASMKRRNPEWPDYVGPGPDNPLGTHALYLSWQYYRIHGTNDTRKIGRRSSNGCIGLYNNQIAELFDLAKVGTQVKLI; encoded by the coding sequence ATGAGCAACGACAAACCTGAAAACAAGTCACGGCGCAAAGTGCTGCTTGGGGCGGCAGCCCTGAGCATATTTCCGGCACCGGCATTGCTGGCACAGGCAAGCGGCGGGACACGGCGCAATATTTCATCCTTTCGGGTTCCGCGCTGGCAGGACCATTTCGACAATCTGAAAAACGGCGCGATTCTGTCGGATACGGTATCGCGCATGGTGCAGTTCTGGTCCGAGGACGAAAGCGTCTATAAACTGTATCCCAGTTCCGTGCCGATGACCGATGATTTGACCCGCCGTGGCTATACCCGGATTATCCGCAAGGTCGTTGGCCCGTCGTGGCGGCCGACCGCATCGATGAAACGGCGCAACCCCGAGTGGCCCGATTATGTCGGCCCGGGGCCGGACAACCCGCTGGGGACACATGCGCTGTATTTAAGCTGGCAATATTACCGGATCCACGGCACCAATGACACGCGCAAGATCGGGCGGCGCTCGTCCAACGGGTGTATCGGGCTGTATAACAACCAGATTGCCGAATTGTTCGATCTGGCCAAGGTCGGCACGCAGGTTAAATTGATTTAG
- a CDS encoding ABC transporter ATP-binding protein, with the protein MSALKLEKVCKSFGPVKVLHDIDLTVEDGEFVVFVGPSGCGKSTLLRVIAGLEDATSGSVEIVGRDVTTTPPSKRGIAMVFQSYALYPHLTVRGNMELGLKQAKMAKAEIAERVTEASRMLSLDDYLDRRPAELSGGQRQRVAIGRAITREPDLFLFDEPLSNLDAALRMNTRIEIANLHRTIDSAMVYVTHDQIEAMTLADRIVVLRDGRVEQVGSPMDIYNDPDNQFVASFIGSPAMNFVKAAAYGFDKGAVLGIRPEYLTIVDGGRLSGVVTHIERLGAETNLLVALDTDDVLTVRLFGQYSFDVGQKLGVDFDDANALFFDENGQRIR; encoded by the coding sequence ATGAGCGCTTTGAAACTGGAAAAAGTCTGCAAATCCTTTGGCCCGGTCAAAGTGCTGCACGACATTGACCTGACCGTCGAGGATGGTGAATTCGTGGTGTTTGTCGGTCCCTCTGGCTGTGGCAAATCCACCCTGTTGCGGGTGATTGCAGGGCTTGAGGATGCGACATCGGGCAGCGTGGAAATTGTGGGCCGCGATGTCACCACCACCCCGCCATCCAAACGCGGGATCGCAATGGTGTTCCAGTCCTACGCGCTCTATCCCCACTTGACGGTGCGCGGCAATATGGAACTTGGACTGAAACAGGCAAAGATGGCCAAAGCCGAAATTGCCGAGCGTGTGACCGAGGCCAGCCGCATGTTGTCACTGGACGACTATCTGGATCGCCGCCCGGCCGAACTGTCCGGCGGGCAACGCCAGCGGGTCGCGATTGGCCGCGCCATCACCCGCGAGCCGGACCTGTTTTTGTTTGACGAACCCCTGTCCAATCTGGACGCCGCCCTGCGGATGAACACCCGTATCGAAATCGCCAACCTGCACCGCACGATTGACAGCGCCATGGTCTATGTCACCCACGACCAGATCGAGGCAATGACACTGGCCGACCGTATCGTGGTGCTGCGTGACGGGCGGGTGGAACAGGTCGGCAGCCCGATGGATATCTACAACGACCCCGACAATCAGTTTGTGGCCAGTTTTATCGGCTCGCCGGCGATGAATTTCGTCAAAGCCGCTGCCTACGGGTTTGACAAGGGCGCGGTGCTGGGCATCCGGCCTGAATATCTGACGATTGTTGATGGCGGGCGCCTGTCCGGGGTGGTGACACATATTGAACGGCTAGGGGCGGAAACCAACCTGTTGGTGGCCCTCGATACCGACGATGTGCTGACGGTGCGCCTGTTTGGCCAGTATTCCTTCGATGTCGGGCAAAAACTCGGGGTTGATTTTGACGATGCCAACGCGCTGTTCTTTGACGAAAACGGCCAGCGCATCCGCTGA
- a CDS encoding carbohydrate ABC transporter permease: MNKARRNIWHSIAAHGILLSYTVLALFPVFVILINSFKTRKAIFRNPLQLPGPDTFSTIGYDTVLKQGDFFLYFQNSLIVTVVSLFFVLLFGAMAAFALAEYRFKGNALLGLFLALGIMIPIRIGTVAILKMMVASGLVNTLTALILVYTAQGLPLAVFILTEFMKQVSEDLKNAGRIDGLSEYAIFFRLVLPLVRPAMATVAVFNMIPIWNDLWFPLILAPSEATKTLTLGSQVFIGQFVTNWNAVLAALSMAIIPVLVLYVIFSRQLIRGITSGAVK, translated from the coding sequence ATGAACAAAGCACGCCGCAATATCTGGCATTCCATCGCCGCCCACGGGATTTTGCTAAGCTACACCGTGTTGGCCCTGTTTCCGGTATTCGTGATCCTGATCAACAGTTTCAAAACCCGCAAGGCCATCTTTCGCAACCCGCTACAACTGCCAGGTCCCGATACGTTTTCGACCATCGGCTATGACACTGTGCTGAAACAGGGGGATTTCTTTCTCTATTTCCAGAATTCGCTGATCGTTACTGTGGTGTCGCTGTTCTTTGTATTGCTGTTCGGGGCAATGGCCGCCTTTGCACTGGCGGAATACCGGTTCAAGGGGAATGCGTTGCTGGGGCTTTTTCTGGCGCTGGGCATCATGATCCCGATCCGCATCGGTACCGTCGCCATCCTGAAAATGATGGTGGCCAGCGGGCTGGTGAATACGCTGACGGCGCTGATCCTTGTCTATACCGCACAAGGGCTGCCACTGGCGGTGTTCATCCTGACCGAATTCATGAAACAGGTGTCCGAGGATCTGAAAAACGCAGGCCGGATTGACGGGCTTAGCGAATACGCGATCTTTTTTAGGCTGGTGTTGCCGCTGGTGCGCCCCGCCATGGCAACCGTGGCGGTGTTCAACATGATCCCGATCTGGAACGATCTGTGGTTCCCGCTGATCCTTGCCCCAAGCGAGGCCACCAAAACCCTGACACTGGGCAGTCAGGTGTTTATCGGCCAGTTCGTCACCAACTGGAACGCTGTGCTGGCGGCGCTGTCGATGGCGATCATTCCGGTGCTGGTGCTTTATGTGATTTTCTCGCGGCAACTGATCCGTGGCATTACCTCGGGGGCGGTAAAATGA
- a CDS encoding carbohydrate ABC transporter permease, whose amino-acid sequence MQDVKTKPRFKWHIVVFLAPAVLIYTTIMIIPIFNTLGMSFFTDVDNRQVFVGWQNFNTLFGDERWAWHFWNALKNNTWFFMIHMLVQNPVGILLAAILSSPKLRFAAAYRTVVIIPAILSFVIVGFAWKLILSPLWGIAPWLLDSVGLKSLFAPWLGLEEYALTTLSLISVWQFIGIPMLLIYAALLSTPEEVLEAGECDGLTGFSAFWKIKLPLILPSIGIISILTFVGNFNAFDLIYAAQGALAGPHYATDILGTFMYRTFFGNQLQLGDINMGATIASAMFAIILVGVCLYLFAIQRRLRRYQF is encoded by the coding sequence ATGCAAGACGTAAAAACCAAGCCGCGTTTCAAGTGGCATATCGTTGTATTTCTGGCACCCGCCGTGCTGATCTACACCACCATCATGATCATCCCCATTTTCAACACTCTGGGCATGTCGTTCTTTACCGATGTGGACAACCGGCAGGTTTTTGTCGGCTGGCAGAATTTCAACACCCTGTTCGGGGATGAACGCTGGGCTTGGCATTTCTGGAACGCGTTAAAGAATAATACTTGGTTTTTCATGATCCATATGCTGGTGCAAAATCCGGTCGGCATTTTGTTGGCGGCGATCCTGTCCTCGCCCAAATTGCGCTTTGCGGCGGCTTATCGCACGGTGGTGATTATTCCGGCAATCCTGTCCTTTGTGATTGTCGGTTTCGCCTGGAAACTAATCCTGTCGCCGCTTTGGGGCATCGCACCTTGGCTGCTGGACAGTGTCGGGTTGAAATCGCTTTTCGCCCCGTGGCTCGGCCTTGAGGAATACGCCCTGACCACCCTGTCGCTGATTTCCGTCTGGCAGTTTATCGGCATCCCGATGCTGCTGATTTACGCTGCTCTGCTGTCGACCCCCGAAGAGGTGCTGGAAGCCGGTGAATGTGACGGGCTGACAGGGTTTTCCGCCTTCTGGAAAATCAAACTGCCGCTGATTTTGCCCAGCATCGGCATCATTTCAATCCTGACATTCGTTGGCAATTTCAATGCGTTCGACCTGATCTATGCCGCGCAGGGGGCGCTGGCAGGGCCGCATTATGCCACCGATATTCTGGGCACCTTTATGTATCGCACCTTCTTTGGCAACCAGTTGCAATTGGGCGATATCAACATGGGCGCGACCATCGCCAGCGCTATGTTCGCCATCATTCTGGTCGGGGTTTGCCTGTACCTGTTCGCCATCCAGCGCCGCCTGCGCCGGTATCAGTTCTAG